A window of the Rhodoferax sp. GW822-FHT02A01 genome harbors these coding sequences:
- a CDS encoding PAAR domain-containing protein — MVVVGDPLSTGGAVLPHNHNLDARKGVSFAYINGKVHCDTCNSTGAIAKAGGPSRLNYRGQEVALEGDIVLCNCPVPPTLVAKAVTTSKPSAWADDDVETHGEVPPARPQVDVEGISASSEHGQVTITYADGHKEVRKGGSMAWRNNNPGNMRAGIDGYPAIGSSGGFAVFKSEKFGFEALLANLKTERYQALSVAKAIDAWAPASDSNDPVTYSKRITEWTGIDSKTNLKDLTASQLTAVGSAIRRQEGWIVGTVVQIPKK, encoded by the coding sequence TTGGTCGTCGTTGGCGACCCACTTAGCACCGGAGGCGCTGTACTACCCCACAACCACAATCTGGACGCGCGCAAAGGCGTGTCCTTTGCCTACATCAATGGCAAGGTGCACTGCGACACCTGCAACAGCACGGGCGCTATCGCCAAGGCGGGTGGCCCCAGTCGCCTGAATTACCGTGGCCAAGAAGTTGCACTGGAAGGCGACATCGTGCTGTGCAACTGCCCCGTTCCGCCCACGCTTGTTGCCAAGGCGGTTACGACAAGCAAGCCAAGTGCCTGGGCTGACGATGATGTGGAAACCCACGGAGAAGTTCCTCCTGCGAGGCCTCAAGTCGACGTTGAAGGCATTTCCGCTTCCAGTGAACATGGACAGGTGACAATTACTTATGCTGACGGTCACAAGGAAGTACGCAAGGGTGGCAGCATGGCTTGGCGCAACAACAATCCTGGCAATATGCGTGCTGGAATTGACGGCTATCCCGCCATAGGTAGCAGCGGAGGATTCGCAGTGTTCAAGAGCGAAAAATTCGGCTTTGAAGCGCTACTTGCAAATTTAAAAACAGAGAGATACCAAGCGCTTTCAGTTGCAAAAGCAATTGATGCCTGGGCACCGGCGTCCGACAGCAATGATCCAGTGACCTATTCAAAACGCATCACCGAGTGGACTGGCATTGATTCCAAGACAAACCTGAAGGACCTTACCGCGTCGCAGTTGACCGCTGTAGGCTCGGCCATCAGGCGCCAGGAAGGCTGGATCGTCGGGACGGTAGTTCAGATACCCAAGAAGTAG
- a CDS encoding GNAT family N-acetyltransferase has protein sequence MSIFGSWSNHTSDLDWSELETLYRLTPLGNKNAEMLKTVFENSRFKWLVRDQGRLVAAGRALADGADCSYICDVAVLPAYQGTGLGKEVVSRLVEDSRQHKKIILYSVPGKEGFYRKLGFLRLLTAMAIFQDRDAAIQRGHLGEV, from the coding sequence ATGAGTATTTTCGGTAGTTGGTCCAACCATACATCCGACCTCGATTGGTCCGAGCTTGAGACGCTGTACCGGCTGACGCCGCTTGGCAACAAGAACGCGGAGATGCTGAAGACGGTGTTCGAGAACAGCCGATTCAAGTGGCTGGTGCGCGATCAGGGAAGACTTGTTGCAGCTGGCCGGGCTTTGGCTGATGGCGCCGACTGTTCCTACATCTGCGATGTGGCCGTGCTTCCTGCGTACCAGGGAACCGGGCTTGGCAAGGAGGTCGTCTCCCGTCTGGTTGAAGACTCCAGGCAGCACAAGAAAATCATCCTTTACTCGGTCCCGGGCAAGGAAGGTTTCTATCGCAAGCTGGGGTTTCTGCGCCTGCTGACTGCGATGGCCATCTTTCAGGACCGAGACGCCGCCATCCAGCGTGGACATCTTGGTGAGGTGTAA
- the argH gene encoding argininosuccinate lyase gives MSSKPSSAPSDNQLDNKSQAWSALFSEPMSDLVKRYTSSVFFDKRLWLADITGSLAHADMLAAQGIISAADHASIQDGMATIRGEIEAGEFEWKLDLEDVHLNIEARLTQLVGDAGKRLHTGRSRNDQVATDVRLWLRSEIDLIGDLLVALQKSLLALAEKNVDVILPGFTHLQVAQPVSFGHHMLAYVEMFSRDAERMQDVRRRVNRLPLGAAALAGTSYPLDRERVAATLGMEGVCQNSLDAVSDRDFAIEFTAAASLAMVHISRLSEELVLWMSQSFGFIDIADRFCTGSSIMPQKKNPDVPELARGKTGRVVGHLMGLITLMKGQPLAYNKDNQEDKEPLFDTVDTLKDTLRIFAEMVGGITVKPEAMERAALRGYATATDLADYMVKKGLPFRDAHEVVAHAVKTAIGKGVDLSELSLAELQAFNPKIEADVFEVLSLRGSLNARNILGGTAPAQVRAQIARHLARLA, from the coding sequence ATGTCTTCCAAGCCCTCCTCCGCTCCGTCTGATAACCAACTCGACAACAAATCCCAAGCCTGGTCGGCGCTGTTCTCCGAACCCATGAGCGACCTGGTCAAGCGCTACACCTCCAGCGTGTTTTTTGACAAGCGCCTGTGGCTGGCCGACATCACCGGCAGCCTGGCCCATGCGGACATGCTGGCCGCCCAAGGCATCATCAGCGCGGCGGACCATGCATCCATCCAGGACGGCATGGCCACCATACGCGGCGAGATCGAAGCCGGTGAATTTGAATGGAAGCTGGACCTGGAAGACGTGCACCTCAACATCGAGGCCCGCCTGACCCAGCTGGTGGGCGATGCTGGCAAGCGCCTGCACACCGGACGCAGCCGCAACGACCAGGTCGCCACCGACGTGCGCCTGTGGCTGCGCAGCGAGATCGACCTGATTGGTGATTTGCTTGTCGCCTTGCAGAAGTCGCTGCTGGCACTGGCCGAAAAGAACGTGGACGTGATCCTGCCCGGCTTTACCCATCTGCAAGTGGCCCAGCCGGTGAGCTTTGGCCACCACATGCTGGCGTACGTGGAAATGTTCAGCCGCGATGCCGAACGCATGCAGGACGTGCGCCGCCGCGTCAACCGCCTGCCACTGGGCGCCGCCGCCCTGGCCGGCACCAGCTACCCGCTGGACCGCGAGCGCGTGGCCGCCACGCTGGGCATGGAAGGCGTGTGCCAGAACAGCCTGGACGCCGTGAGCGACCGTGACTTCGCCATCGAGTTCACCGCCGCCGCCTCATTGGCCATGGTGCACATCAGCCGCCTGTCGGAAGAGTTGGTGCTGTGGATGAGCCAGAGCTTTGGCTTCATCGACATCGCCGACCGCTTCTGCACCGGCAGCTCCATCATGCCGCAGAAGAAGAACCCCGACGTGCCCGAACTGGCCCGCGGCAAGACCGGCCGCGTGGTCGGCCACCTCATGGGCCTGATCACCCTGATGAAGGGCCAGCCCCTGGCCTACAACAAGGACAACCAGGAAGACAAGGAGCCGCTGTTCGACACGGTGGACACCCTGAAGGACACGCTGCGCATCTTCGCCGAGATGGTGGGCGGCATCACCGTCAAGCCCGAAGCCATGGAGCGCGCCGCACTGCGCGGCTACGCCACGGCTACCGATCTGGCCGACTACATGGTCAAGAAGGGCCTGCCCTTCCGCGACGCACACGAAGTGGTGGCCCACGCGGTCAAGACCGCCATTGGCAAGGGCGTGGATTTGTCGGAACTGTCGCTGGCCGAACTGCAGGCGTTCAATCCCAAGATCGAGGCAGATGTGTTTGAAGTGTTGAGCCTGCGGGGCTCGCTCAATGCGCGCAATATTCTGGGTGGTACAGCACCGGCCCAGGTGCGGGCGCAGATTGCGCGGCACCTGGCGCGGCTGGCTTGA
- a CDS encoding histidine kinase produces the protein MEDTQILSTLPEQDPANERSSPAPVLVFDACQIGVVLRALLFVEAAIGVVTLYGSPDALAWLSQLSLVTGGALPAVLAWLLLTCMSKRLLARIPVFLQYTLATLLGGVVALYGCGLLAFTGLVASPPWLASFASGVFLSGVVVGGLVLRAKGRTPAHTAARLAELQSRIQPHFLFNTLNSAIALVRAEPAKAEALLEDLSDLFRHALMDRTESVTLADEIALARRYLDIEQVRFGDRLQLEWNLDPQADGARLPPLLLQPLVENAVRHGVEPSDTGAMVRISTQRRGSVVVIKVSNTVPAGPGRAGAGEALRNVRERLALLHDVQGRFSSGMRDGVFQVRMEVPV, from the coding sequence ATGGAAGATACCCAAATATTATCGACGCTCCCGGAGCAGGACCCCGCCAACGAGCGTTCTTCGCCTGCGCCTGTGCTGGTTTTTGATGCCTGCCAAATTGGTGTCGTGCTGCGCGCCTTGCTGTTTGTGGAGGCGGCCATCGGCGTGGTAACGCTGTACGGCAGCCCGGATGCGCTGGCCTGGCTATCGCAGCTGTCGCTGGTGACAGGGGGCGCCTTGCCGGCGGTACTGGCCTGGCTGCTGCTGACCTGCATGTCCAAGCGCTTGCTGGCCCGCATTCCCGTGTTTTTGCAATACACGCTGGCCACCTTGCTGGGAGGTGTGGTGGCGTTGTATGGCTGCGGCCTGCTGGCCTTTACCGGGCTGGTCGCCAGTCCGCCGTGGCTGGCGTCCTTTGCCAGTGGCGTGTTCCTGTCTGGCGTGGTGGTGGGGGGGCTGGTGTTGCGTGCCAAGGGGCGCACGCCAGCACACACGGCCGCGCGGCTGGCCGAATTGCAGTCGCGAATTCAGCCACACTTTCTGTTCAACACGCTCAACAGCGCCATCGCGCTGGTACGGGCCGAGCCCGCCAAGGCCGAAGCGCTACTGGAAGACCTGAGCGACCTGTTCCGCCATGCCCTGATGGACCGGACGGAGTCGGTGACATTGGCGGACGAGATTGCACTGGCGCGCCGGTACCTGGACATTGAGCAGGTGCGCTTTGGTGACCGGCTGCAACTGGAGTGGAATCTTGACCCCCAGGCCGATGGCGCGCGTCTGCCGCCACTCTTGCTGCAGCCCCTGGTGGAAAACGCGGTACGCCACGGTGTGGAGCCCAGCGACACGGGCGCCATGGTGCGTATCTCCACGCAGCGCCGTGGTTCCGTGGTGGTCATCAAGGTTAGCAACACGGTGCCTGCCGGCCCTGGCCGTGCGGGTGCGGGAGAGGCCTTGCGCAATGTGCGTGAACGGCTGGCCCTGCTGCATGATGTGCAGGGCCGTTTCAGCAGCGGCATGCGCGACGGCGTGTTTCAGGTTCGTATGGAGGTTCCGGTATGA
- a CDS encoding LytTR family DNA-binding domain-containing protein: MSGSQAAEPVLRVLVVDDESLARARLRTLLEDCRHPPAVMQAQAANAVQAMECLQHQPFDVVLLDIHMPGADGLSLAQVIMALPQPPALIFVTAHAEHAVQAFELDATDYLTKPVRLERLEAALQKAVRFNQARGASPPAQNVQDVLIIQDRNRTERVPLGEVVYFKAELKYVTVRTRSRNFILDGSLNELEEKYRDQFLRIHRNALIAKHAARALEKHHDPEEGEGWAVRMDGVSELLFVSRRQLAAVKEMLARG, from the coding sequence ATGAGTGGTTCACAGGCAGCAGAACCTGTGTTGCGCGTTTTGGTGGTGGATGATGAGAGCTTGGCGCGTGCGCGGCTCAGGACCTTACTGGAAGACTGTCGCCATCCGCCCGCAGTGATGCAGGCGCAAGCTGCCAATGCGGTCCAGGCGATGGAGTGTCTGCAGCATCAGCCCTTTGACGTGGTGCTGCTGGATATCCATATGCCCGGTGCCGATGGGTTGTCACTGGCGCAGGTCATCATGGCGCTGCCGCAACCACCCGCACTGATCTTTGTGACGGCGCATGCCGAGCACGCCGTGCAGGCCTTCGAGCTGGACGCCACCGACTACCTGACCAAGCCGGTGCGGCTGGAGCGCCTGGAGGCCGCACTGCAAAAGGCCGTGCGCTTCAACCAGGCCCGCGGAGCATCACCGCCTGCGCAAAATGTCCAGGACGTGCTGATCATCCAGGATCGCAACCGCACCGAGCGCGTCCCCTTGGGTGAGGTCGTCTACTTCAAGGCCGAGCTCAAGTACGTCACCGTGCGCACCCGGTCGCGCAACTTCATCCTGGACGGCTCGCTCAACGAGCTGGAAGAAAAATACCGCGACCAGTTCCTGCGCATCCACCGCAACGCACTCATTGCCAAGCACGCAGCGCGCGCGCTGGAAAAGCACCACGACCCAGAAGAGGGCGAAGGCTGGGCCGTGCGTATGGATGGAGTGAGCGAACTGCTGTTCGTGTCACGGCGGCAGCTGGCGGCGGTGAAAGAAATGCTGGCGCGGGGCTAA
- a CDS encoding DUF1330 domain-containing protein, with product MADAYVIVDMQISDPEQYKQYMADAPTTVKAAGGEYLARGGRFETLEGDWQPARLAMLKFPSYEAAKAWYNGENYRLARAKRQGATVYFNMVLVEGVAAPV from the coding sequence ATGGCTGACGCCTACGTAATCGTGGATATGCAGATTTCCGACCCGGAGCAATACAAGCAGTACATGGCCGATGCCCCAACCACTGTGAAGGCCGCGGGCGGCGAGTACTTGGCTCGCGGAGGCCGCTTTGAGACACTGGAGGGCGATTGGCAGCCCGCACGGCTGGCAATGCTGAAATTCCCAAGCTACGAGGCAGCCAAGGCCTGGTACAACGGCGAAAACTACCGCCTGGCTCGCGCCAAGCGGCAGGGGGCGACGGTGTATTTCAATATGGTGCTGGTGGAAGGGGTGGCGGCACCGGTTTAA
- a CDS encoding EAL domain-containing protein produces the protein MHAVFLQVASIGVGCGRHRNSAPEEIRMQEHHWAEELLRSHPDGIMLMNDAYVLQFVNQHYLQMWGFTEQSVYGMTSSERFAYQASLLANPEDDAFALRLLKLGLDEPKPRYFKLKDGRWLERIAYRYMPFGTSAGIVSQWRDVTGKYLQEMAIQYERDLMHSMMDSVPDQIFFKDRESRFIRINASLAKRYGLDSPEQAVGKSDADFYSAEHAAQTRREELEIMRTGTPVFNQLHHEVWSDGTEAWNVSMKMPLRDATGRTIGTYGVAHDITEHKKTEALIWQQANFDALTGLPNRRMLRDRWEQAVNSHKRSGHGLALLILDLDHFKEVNDTLGHSVGDQLLVAASKRIAGCLRTSDTLARMGGDEFAIILTDQMSVTYVGDIVHKIVCCMDDAFDLLDQCVFVSVSVGVTLYPQNGESFDELLKLSDQAMYEAKKKGRNRFCFFTPALQERSSNRLRMAHDLHIAVREQQFHLVYQPIVNLRSGAIQKAEALIRWNHPQQGLIPPSEFIPLAESIGLIEEIGEWVFRSAAHMVRHWRNEVDASMQISVNKSPLQFQSKRPQGSDWSEYLHSIDVAPEAIVVEITEGLLLDASEWVQQQLQTTRQSGLRLSLDDFGTGYSSLSYLHRYDIDFLKIDQSFMRELRQGSKNLTLCKAIIRMGHELGIQIIAEGIESTLQRDLLMEADCDFAQGYLFAKPMLPNEFLEFVRSRAGAITPYCATPPQSR, from the coding sequence TTGCATGCAGTATTTCTTCAAGTTGCATCCATTGGGGTAGGATGTGGCAGGCACCGAAACAGTGCCCCCGAGGAGATTCGGATGCAAGAACATCATTGGGCTGAGGAGCTGCTGCGATCCCATCCGGATGGGATCATGCTGATGAACGACGCCTACGTTTTGCAATTCGTGAACCAGCACTACTTGCAGATGTGGGGATTTACCGAGCAGAGTGTCTACGGGATGACCTCCAGTGAGCGGTTTGCATACCAGGCCAGTTTGCTTGCCAACCCGGAGGATGATGCCTTTGCGTTGCGTCTTCTCAAGCTCGGCCTGGACGAGCCCAAGCCGCGCTACTTCAAACTCAAGGACGGACGCTGGCTGGAGCGCATTGCCTATCGCTACATGCCGTTCGGAACAAGCGCTGGAATCGTGTCGCAGTGGCGGGATGTGACGGGAAAATATCTGCAGGAAATGGCTATCCAATACGAACGCGATTTGATGCATTCCATGATGGACAGCGTGCCCGATCAGATATTTTTCAAGGACCGCGAGAGTCGCTTCATTCGTATCAATGCCAGCTTGGCTAAGCGATATGGGCTGGATAGCCCTGAGCAAGCTGTTGGTAAGTCGGATGCTGATTTCTACTCAGCGGAGCACGCCGCGCAAACGCGTCGCGAAGAGTTGGAAATCATGCGCACTGGCACGCCGGTATTCAATCAGCTCCATCACGAAGTCTGGAGTGATGGCACCGAGGCTTGGAACGTCTCTATGAAAATGCCGCTTCGTGATGCCACGGGGAGGACTATTGGTACCTACGGCGTTGCCCATGACATCACCGAGCATAAGAAAACGGAAGCTCTCATCTGGCAGCAAGCCAACTTCGACGCGCTCACCGGGCTCCCCAACCGCCGCATGCTGCGTGACCGCTGGGAGCAAGCGGTCAACAGCCATAAGCGCAGTGGCCATGGGCTTGCATTGCTGATACTGGACCTAGATCACTTCAAGGAAGTCAATGACACCCTGGGACACTCCGTGGGAGACCAGTTGTTGGTCGCCGCATCCAAGCGCATTGCCGGTTGCCTGCGCACATCGGACACCCTGGCCCGCATGGGAGGCGATGAATTCGCCATCATCCTGACCGACCAGATGTCAGTCACCTACGTAGGTGACATCGTCCATAAGATCGTCTGTTGCATGGACGACGCCTTTGATCTGCTTGATCAGTGCGTTTTTGTCTCGGTCAGCGTCGGAGTGACCTTGTATCCGCAGAACGGAGAGTCTTTTGACGAATTGCTGAAGTTGTCGGATCAGGCGATGTACGAGGCAAAAAAGAAAGGCAGAAACCGTTTTTGCTTTTTTACACCTGCACTGCAGGAGCGTTCAAGCAACCGCCTGCGCATGGCCCATGACCTCCATATTGCGGTTCGCGAGCAGCAATTTCACTTGGTGTACCAGCCGATCGTAAACCTTCGATCGGGTGCCATTCAGAAGGCAGAGGCGCTGATCCGATGGAATCACCCGCAGCAAGGGCTGATCCCTCCCAGCGAATTCATCCCTCTGGCTGAATCCATCGGCCTGATTGAGGAAATTGGCGAATGGGTTTTTCGCTCAGCTGCGCACATGGTTCGCCATTGGCGCAATGAGGTGGACGCATCGATGCAGATTTCGGTCAACAAATCGCCCCTTCAGTTTCAAAGCAAGCGCCCTCAGGGTTCTGACTGGTCGGAATACCTGCACTCCATCGATGTGGCGCCAGAGGCCATCGTTGTCGAAATTACCGAAGGCTTGCTGCTGGATGCCTCCGAATGGGTGCAGCAGCAGTTGCAGACTACGCGCCAATCGGGCCTGCGCCTGTCGTTGGATGACTTTGGCACTGGTTATTCATCGCTGTCCTACCTGCACCGCTACGACATCGACTTCTTGAAAATAGACCAATCCTTCATGCGGGAATTGCGTCAGGGTTCCAAGAACCTCACCTTGTGCAAGGCCATCATCCGAATGGGCCATGAGTTGGGTATACAAATCATCGCAGAGGGCATAGAAAGCACACTGCAGCGAGACCTTCTGATGGAAGCCGACTGCGACTTTGCCCAAGGTTACCTTTTTGCCAAACCGATGTTGCCGAACGAGTTTCTGGAGTTCGTCCGCAGCAGAGCAGGGGCCATCACCCCGTATTGCGCAACCCCGCCGCAATCCCGTTGA
- the ppc gene encoding phosphoenolpyruvate carboxylase, translated as MKNPSPPPPAAASSVTANKRNKDNERPLVEDIRLLGRILGDVIREQEGVEAYELIEQIRKLSVAFRRDADHEADKALKKLLKSLSGDQTVSVIRAFTYFSHLANLAEDRHHIRRRAVHERAGETQEGSIEVAMSRLRWAGISPRVISQTLEQSYVAPVLTAHPTEVQRKSILDAERDIAQLLTARDDIKQRAIAFEGRKDALSPRELDANEAQMRARVMQLWQTRLLRYSKLTVADEIENALSYYESTFLREIPKLYAELEELLTTQPVHTFLRMGQWIGGDRDGNPNVSAHTLEYALRRQSEVALRHYLTEVHYLGGELSISAILCDTTPEMQALAERSPDTNEHRKDEPYRRALTGMYARLAATLHNLTGTSAARHAVAPQNAYVTAEEFVADLRVIEASLNANHGMALIAQRLRPLIRAVEVFGFHLATVDLRQSSDKHEEVVSELLATARIEYAYSALDEYTKRTLLLKLLNDARPLRVLGAEYSAHTVAELAIFSMAREMRQRFGHEAIRHYIISHTETVSDLLEVLLLQKEVGLMQGTLDAQGKNDLIVVPLFETIEDLRNAAPIMRDFYALPGVTELIKRSGREQDIMLGYSDSNKDGGIFTSNWELYRAEIALVELFDELAKAHQIKLRMFHGRGGTVGRGGGPSYQAILAQPPGTVRGQIRLTEQGEVIGSKYANPEIGRRNLETLVAATLEATLLQPTKSATKAFLDAAAELSHNSMSAYRALVYETPGFTEYFFSSTPLREIAELNIGSRPASRKASQRIEDLRAIPWGFSWGQCRLTLPGWFGFGSAVAAFVQAETPAKSKERMALLQRMYKQWPFFKTLLSNMDMVMAKSDLALASRYAELVNDAKLRKKIFSAIESEWHATAQALVQITGEKQRLANNAALQRSIKHRFPYIDPLHHLQVELVRRYRAGIADERVQRGIHISINGIAAGLRNTG; from the coding sequence ATGAAGAATCCCTCCCCCCCACCCCCTGCCGCCGCCTCGTCTGTCACTGCAAACAAGCGCAACAAAGACAACGAACGTCCCCTGGTCGAAGACATCCGGTTACTGGGCCGGATTCTGGGGGATGTGATCAGGGAACAGGAGGGCGTGGAGGCCTACGAGCTGATCGAGCAGATCCGCAAACTGTCGGTCGCCTTCCGCCGCGACGCCGACCATGAAGCCGACAAGGCGCTCAAGAAGCTGCTCAAAAGCCTGAGTGGCGACCAGACAGTGAGCGTGATCCGCGCCTTCACCTATTTCAGTCACCTGGCCAATCTGGCCGAAGACCGCCACCACATTCGCCGCCGCGCCGTCCACGAGCGCGCCGGTGAAACGCAGGAAGGCAGCATTGAGGTCGCCATGTCCCGCCTGCGTTGGGCCGGCATCTCGCCACGGGTGATTTCCCAGACGCTGGAACAAAGCTACGTGGCCCCCGTGCTGACCGCCCACCCCACCGAAGTGCAACGCAAGAGCATTCTGGACGCCGAGCGCGATATCGCCCAGTTGCTCACCGCGCGGGACGACATCAAGCAGCGCGCCATTGCCTTTGAGGGCCGCAAGGACGCACTCTCCCCGCGCGAGCTGGATGCCAACGAAGCCCAAATGCGCGCCCGCGTGATGCAGCTCTGGCAAACCCGCTTGCTGCGCTACAGCAAGCTCACCGTAGCCGACGAAATTGAAAACGCGCTGAGCTATTACGAATCCACCTTTCTGCGCGAGATCCCCAAGCTTTATGCCGAGCTGGAGGAGCTTCTCACCACCCAGCCGGTGCACACCTTCTTGCGCATGGGCCAGTGGATTGGTGGCGACCGCGACGGCAACCCCAACGTCAGCGCCCATACCCTGGAATACGCCCTGCGTCGCCAGAGTGAAGTGGCCCTGCGCCACTACCTCACCGAAGTGCATTACCTGGGTGGCGAGCTGTCCATTTCGGCCATCCTGTGCGACACCACGCCCGAGATGCAGGCACTGGCCGAGCGGTCACCCGACACCAACGAACACCGCAAGGACGAGCCCTACCGCCGCGCGCTGACTGGAATGTATGCGCGTCTGGCCGCCACACTGCACAACCTCACCGGCACCAGCGCTGCGCGCCACGCGGTGGCACCGCAAAACGCCTACGTCACGGCGGAAGAGTTTGTAGCCGACCTGCGGGTGATTGAGGCGTCGCTGAATGCCAACCATGGCATGGCCCTGATTGCCCAGCGGTTGCGCCCCCTGATCCGCGCCGTGGAAGTGTTTGGCTTCCACCTGGCAACCGTCGACCTGCGCCAAAGTTCCGACAAGCACGAGGAAGTGGTCTCCGAACTGCTGGCCACCGCCCGCATCGAGTACGCCTATTCGGCGCTGGACGAATACACCAAGCGCACACTGCTGCTCAAGCTGCTCAACGACGCCCGCCCCCTGCGCGTGCTGGGTGCCGAGTATTCGGCCCACACGGTGGCCGAACTGGCCATCTTCTCGATGGCGCGCGAGATGCGCCAGCGCTTTGGCCACGAGGCCATCCGCCACTACATCATCAGCCACACCGAGACCGTGAGCGACCTGCTGGAAGTGTTGCTGCTGCAAAAGGAAGTGGGACTGATGCAAGGAACGCTGGACGCGCAAGGCAAGAACGATCTCATCGTCGTGCCCTTGTTCGAAACCATTGAAGACCTGCGCAATGCCGCACCCATCATGCGCGACTTCTACGCGCTGCCGGGCGTGACCGAACTGATCAAACGCAGCGGCCGCGAGCAGGACATCATGCTGGGCTACTCCGACAGCAACAAGGACGGCGGCATCTTCACCAGCAACTGGGAGCTGTACCGCGCCGAAATCGCCCTGGTGGAACTGTTTGACGAACTTGCCAAGGCCCACCAGATCAAGCTGCGCATGTTCCATGGCCGTGGCGGCACGGTGGGTCGCGGCGGCGGCCCCAGCTACCAGGCCATCCTGGCCCAGCCCCCTGGCACGGTGCGCGGCCAGATCCGCCTGACCGAACAGGGCGAAGTCATTGGCTCCAAATACGCCAACCCCGAAATCGGCCGGCGCAACTTGGAAACCCTAGTCGCCGCGACCCTGGAAGCCACGCTGCTGCAACCCACCAAGTCCGCCACCAAGGCGTTCTTGGATGCCGCCGCCGAGCTCTCGCACAACAGCATGTCGGCCTACCGTGCGCTGGTCTACGAGACACCCGGGTTCACCGAATACTTCTTCAGCTCCACGCCCTTGCGCGAAATTGCCGAACTCAACATCGGCTCGCGCCCGGCATCGCGCAAGGCGTCTCAACGCATTGAAGACCTGCGCGCCATTCCCTGGGGTTTCAGCTGGGGCCAGTGCCGCCTGACGCTGCCCGGCTGGTTCGGCTTTGGTTCTGCGGTGGCGGCTTTCGTGCAAGCCGAAACCCCGGCCAAGTCCAAGGAACGCATGGCTTTGCTGCAACGCATGTACAAGCAGTGGCCCTTCTTCAAAACACTGCTGTCCAACATGGACATGGTGATGGCCAAGAGCGACCTGGCCCTGGCCTCACGCTATGCCGAACTGGTGAACGACGCCAAGCTGCGCAAGAAGATCTTCAGCGCCATCGAATCCGAATGGCACGCCACGGCCCAGGCCCTGGTGCAGATCACCGGCGAGAAGCAACGCCTGGCCAACAACGCAGCCCTGCAGCGTTCCATCAAGCACCGCTTCCCCTACATCGACCCCCTGCACCACCTGCAGGTGGAACTGGTACGCCGTTACCGCGCCGGCATTGCCGACGAACGCGTGCAGCGCGGTATCCATATCTCGATCAACGGGATTGCGGCGGGGTTGCGCAATACGGGGTGA
- the hemC gene encoding hydroxymethylbilane synthase, with amino-acid sequence MQHFTIATRESRLALWQANHVKALLEQQGHQVTLLGMTTQGDQILDRSLSKVGGKGLFVKELETALEQGKADLAVHSLKDVPMELPPGFELACVMEREDPRDAWVSSRYATLQDLPQGAVVGTSSLRRMALVRALRPDLKIEPLRGNLDTRLRKLDDGLYDGIVLAAAGLKRLELGARIRTIFETQEMLPAAGQGALGIEVRTGRDDVVRALSHLMDNRTWLTVTAERAVSRVMGGSCSMPLAAHGVFQGNVLDIRAAWGDPDGKHALVTVQERATVTDAGSALRLGESVAHKLQVAVQSIQAKT; translated from the coding sequence GTGCAACATTTCACCATCGCCACCCGAGAAAGCCGTCTGGCTCTGTGGCAAGCAAACCACGTTAAGGCGCTGTTGGAACAGCAAGGCCACCAGGTCACGCTGTTGGGCATGACCACCCAGGGCGACCAAATTCTGGATCGATCGCTGAGCAAAGTCGGCGGCAAAGGCCTGTTTGTCAAGGAGCTGGAAACCGCGCTCGAGCAAGGCAAGGCGGATCTGGCTGTGCACTCGCTCAAGGACGTGCCGATGGAGCTTCCCCCCGGATTTGAGCTCGCCTGTGTGATGGAGCGCGAAGATCCGCGGGACGCCTGGGTATCTTCCCGCTACGCCACGCTGCAGGACTTGCCCCAAGGTGCCGTGGTGGGCACTTCCAGCCTGCGCCGCATGGCACTGGTGCGTGCCCTCAGGCCCGATTTGAAGATAGAGCCGCTGCGCGGCAACCTCGATACCCGCTTGCGCAAGCTCGACGACGGCCTGTACGACGGCATTGTGCTGGCGGCGGCCGGTCTGAAGCGGCTGGAGCTGGGTGCGCGCATTCGCACCATTTTTGAAACCCAGGAGATGCTGCCTGCCGCGGGCCAAGGGGCGCTGGGCATTGAAGTGCGTACCGGGCGCGACGACGTGGTGCGCGCCCTGTCACATCTGATGGACAACCGGACCTGGTTAACGGTGACGGCCGAGCGCGCCGTCAGCCGTGTCATGGGCGGAAGCTGTTCCATGCCCTTGGCAGCGCACGGCGTATTTCAAGGCAATGTCCTCGATATCCGTGCCGCCTGGGGCGACCCTGACGGCAAGCACGCTCTGGTGACCGTGCAGGAGCGGGCAACGGTTACCGATGCTGGCAGTGCGCTGCGCCTGGGCGAGTCCGTCGCGCACAAGCTGCAGGTGGCAGTCCAGTCCATCCAAGCCAAAACCTGA